Part of the Flavobacterium sp. KS-LB2 genome is shown below.
TAGAAACAAAACAAAACTTAAATTCTTACGCATTATAGCACCGTATCCGTAGGCATAATTATAAACCTTAATCTCGTTCATTGACGCAACATTTATGGGAGGATGCCAAACATTAATCAAAGGTGAATAATAAACATTGTTTCCTCCTAAAATCGATCTAATAATATAATCCAATTCTTCACCAAGCCATATTTTCGAACCTACACCAAAATTCTCATCAAATTTTATTTTTAATTTAGTAAAACAAGCAATTGCAGAATAGTTTAAGCTATAATTTAATAAATTTAATTTTTTTTGATTTTTTGAATTTTTCCTAATAGACGTCCTATTGATCTTATTATCAAACACACAACCATACACTAAATCCGCCTTAGGATTTAAGGAAAAAAATAAAATTGCTTTTGATATAGTATCGGGATAAAATGTACAATCATCATCAGGGAAAGTGATGATATCTGCTTTTGCCAACTCTATTCCTTTATTTTTCGCTTTAGACAAACCCTTTACATTAGTTTTATAATGTAGTATACTAAATTCATTTTCGAATTTCCTAATTAACGGTTCTAAATTAATAACATCATTTTGATCAATAACTATAACTTCAAAATCCTCTCTAGAGCAATCTTGTTCTAATAAACTTTTTAAAAAATCATCAACCTCAACATACCTGCCGTAGGTAGACAAAATTAAACTTACTTTCAAATTCATAACTTTTTATTTAAAAAACACCTGAAAAAACTAAATTTATTTCAGTATCAAATTGACAAAAAAAACTAACTATTTTGATAATAGTCCTCATGTTCTAAAACCATTCTTTGCACAGAAAACTGTCTAGAAAAAAACGTGCTGTTTTTACTTATTTGCTGATATAACGCCTCATCTTCAATTAATTCGACTATACAAGCTGCCAGTGCTTTCTCATCAAACATTGAAAACAACAATCCATTTTTTCTATCGGTGATCAGCCTTGAAAATATATCATTATTGGCAGCTACTACAGGAAGTCCCATTGCCATTTTTTCAATAAGCGTTAAGGTAAAACCTTCAAATTCTGAAGGAAAAACTGCAATATTTGTTATAGATAAAAGTTCGGGTATGTTTGAAATAGCTCCTAATAAAAGAACAATATCATGCATCTGGTTTTCTGAAATAAAAAGCTCTATCTGTTTTCTCGTTTCTCCTTCTCCCGCAAATATTAATTTAACATTTGGATGCGTTTCTAAAACAATTTTTAATGCTTTCAACAACGTGATATGATTTTTACCCCAACAAAGTCTAGCAACATATGTTAAGACAATATCAGAATCTTTTACGCCAAAAGCTTCAGGCAAAATCCCATACTTTTTGTTATCAAAAACATTTAAATCAACACCATTAGGAATATATCTTATACTTTTTGAATGCTTTTTAAATAATCGCTGATTGTTTTCATGAATGATTTCAGAAATACTAACTAAATTAGGCTTAAGCATTCCAATAATCCATTTCTCAGTCAAAAGTTTAAAATTATCTAAAAAAGATTTTGGATTGTAATACATTCCAGACGTATGCACCGTATGAAATACTTTAATCTTTGCAGTACTCGTTTTTATAGTGGTAAATACAATTAATAACCTATGAAGATAAGAATGCGTATGAATGATATCAGGTTGAATCGATTTAATAGCTTTACTCAAAACACGTATTGCGCCAAAAAAATTCAAGACAGTAGTTAGGCCAATCAAATCTTTATGCTTTAAAGGAAGGCTTACAAGAGTAACTTCTTTGGCATTGATTAAACCACTTATTTCATTCAAATCATCAGTTAATGTAATAATGTAAACATCATACTGATTTTTATTTAAATTATTACAAATATCAATAACAATTTTTTCTCGTCCGCCAACACATAAAGTATCTACAATATGAACTATTTTTTTCTTTTGCATTATTTAATTATTTCAAAACCTATAATTCATCAAAAAACTCTTGAAACAATATCTTTGCACTGAATTTTTTTTCAGCCCAATCTGACAAACCACTGTTGCGCTTCAATTCTCCTAAATAATATTTCTCTATAGCATCCGAAAAAGCAGAAAAATCTAATGGATCAATTAGATCCTTATGTAATTCTAAAGGTGTAGTTTCTAAAATAGTTTTGATATTTGAGGCTACAATAGGTAACCCTGCAATCATTGCTTCAATTAAAGAATTGGGTTGTCCCTCCGTTATAGAGGGAAAGAAAAACAAATCAAAAATCGGCAAAATACTATTTACATCATCTCTATATCCTAATAATTTGACTTTATCTTTTAATACCCTACTTTTAGATACGGTTTCTAATAATTCAACATCTGTATTTTTACCACACAAAACAAAATAAACATCATTGTATTTTTTACAAATATTTTCCGCTACTTTAATAATGGTTCCATGATTTTTAGCAAAGTTGTACCTTCCTGTATGACCAATAACAAAAGCATTTTCTGGGATGCTAAAATCTTCTTTTGAAAACTTTTTATCCCCGATTTCAAAATCTATTCCATTATAAATGACAGAAAATTTTTGGCTATTCCTATTTCTTGTAGCGTGAAAAAAGTCTAAAGCAGCAATAGAATTTGATAAAATTTTGGTTGAGAAACTAGTAACTAGTGTCTTAGAAAAATTAATGTAAAGTGTTTTAAAAAAATTTAATTCAAATTGATAGGTAGATTCTCTGTAGAATACAATTCTTCTTTTTATTCCGGCTAATTTTGCAATAAAAATTATAATACCAGAAAAATGACCACTAAAATCAACAATAGAATCCGCTTTAGAGTCTTTTAAAAAAAAATATAATGATCTATTTGAATTAAAATCAAATTTTGATAAATCCATTTTTACAATTTCAATCTGGCTTATCTTTCTATACTCTTCCTCTAATTCACCTAAATAATCCCCTCTACAAATTACAATAGGTTGGATTTTGTTATTAAAAAAACGCAAAAAACGCAACAAATAATTCTCAACCCCACCCGAATCAAGTGTTGAAACTACAAAAACAATTTTTTTTGTCATAAATTAATCTAAAAACCCATTGGGTAAAATTATTAAAAACATCAGTTCAAGTTTTTTTTGAGGAAATGAAATGAAACAAAATGGTATTAAAATTAATTACTTCCAATGGCTATAAAACGCTGTTCTTATTGGATAAAATCATTTGGACTCATATTGTTTTTTAAAATAATTCGGACTAACAAAATCACATCCTTATTAAAAAAGGTTTCAATAATATTGGGCAATCCTGAAATTATCTGAAAAAAGAAAATACCTATTAAAATGGACGCAAATAAAAAACCCCACGCTTTTTGTTTATGCAAGTAAATTTCATGAATGAGAAAAAAAACAAATAATAATTTTAGAAAAAGTACATATCTAAAAAAAATAGTAGGCACGGAATAAAAAATATTTATAACTGAGGCACTGAATAAAACCATATTCTTGAAAACACCTTTACTTTTAGAAAAGAAAACTAAAAAAACATAAGAAGTAGTTATAAAAAACATTTCCAATAAAAAAGTAATTTTAGCAATATACGACTCATTTATTGCGTTTTGAATAAAATCATCTCCTTCTAAATAGGCATCCTGCTTGACAGCTAGTCCACCAGAAAATCCAAATAGATTAAATAGTGATAATATAAAACTAACTGGAATAATTATAAAAAAAAGAGAAATTAAAAAAAGTACAATATACTTCTTATCACTATTTGGGAAAAAAAACAATACAGAAAAAATAGGTATAAAAACCAATGTACTAAAATGGATGAATGAAGCTATTACTAATAATAAAAAGGCGATTTTCTTTTTTTCAATTAGACCAATGTAAAAGGCCATTAAAACAAAAGAATTAGCAAACATAAATCGAGTACCCGAAAATAAATCGATATAGGGTATAGCCAAACAAAGCAGTATAATGGCGTAAAACCTATATTCTTTTGTTGTGTAAACTTCTGTTTGTGTAATTTTATAATATATTGAAAAAATTAAACGCATCGAAATTATAGTCACAATTGCAAAAACATACTGGGCACTTATAGCATATTGCGAGGCAATATAAAACATCGATTGCAGTATAAAATCCTGACCTTGAATCATTAAATAAGCAAACAACTCAACATAAGAACTGTTTTGAAAACTTTCATAAAGCTCAAAATACCTAGCTCTATCATCAGACAAATTAGGTACAAAAATGTAACTTACTATCCCAAATAAAAGTACCAATAATTGCAATGAAAATTTTGACTTATTTATAACTCCTATTAAAATAGAGGGAATGGCTAAAAAAGGAGATACAGAAAATAGGACAGCATTAAATAAGCTTATCTTATTAAATTTTAAATTTAAACTATTATTTAGCGAAAATTTAAACATTAAAATTTCAAATTAAATTCTTTACACCATTTAGCAAGTAAAAACAACTTCCAAATATTGAAAGCATAATCTGATTTTCCCGAAAAATGTATTTCCAGTTGCTTTTTAAATTTATTAACATCAAGATTAGGTACACTATTTAAAAAATCATCATTTAAGTGCTCTTGAATATCTGATTTCAGCTCTTCTCTTATCCATTTTCCTATAGGAATTGCAAAACCTTTTTTAGGTTGATTAAAAACCTCCTCGGGAATATATTCTTTAAGAATGTCTCTAATGATTTTCTTTTTAAACCCTTGACCATATCGAAAAGAAACTGGTAATGTACGGGCAAATTCTATAATTCTATAATCTAAAAAAGGGCTTCTTACTTCTACTGCATAAGCCATGCTAGCCCTATCTACTTTTACATTACTGTCATTTTCAAGCCATAATTTTATATTCAAATCGGCCATCCTTTGTACAGAATTAGTTGCCCAATTCTTATATCCTTCATAAAAGCCAAACCATTTATTCGCTCTTTTTAACTGAATACTATCAAAACCGGTAAAAATTCCTTTTGAATAGTCGTTACTATTCTTTGTTTTTAATAACGAATTAATACCTTCAGGCCTATATTTAAATATTCTTTCATTGTAAAATAATGATAAAAATCGTCTTACAAAATAAGGGACTTTACTGATTTTCTCAAATCTTTTTAAATAATCAAAATGATTGTATCCTAAAAAACTCTCATCTCCACCATCACCTGATAATGCAACAGTCACATGTTGTTTAGTCACAGAATTCAAAAGTAACGAGGGTAAGGCAGAACTATCTGCAAATGGCTCATCATAAACCTTAACTAACATAGGTAGCATGGCCAAGGCATCTTTGGGGCCACAAATTGTTTCTTTATGATTTGACCCAATAATACTTGCAAATTGCGAAGCCACTTTACTTTCGTCAAAATTAGGATCTTCAAAACCAATTGTAAAAGTATTCACCGGTACTGCGGCTATTTTTTGAGCTATTGCCGAAACAAGTGCAGAGTCAATACCACCAGAGAGGAAAGAACCCAGAGTTACGTCTGCTTGCATTCTAATTCTAACCGCATCGATCATCAACTGATGCAACTCTTTTTTAGCCTCTTCATAAGAAATATCCCGAATGACAACTGGTTTTAAATTCCAGTATTCTGAAACCGTTTTAGTGCCATTCTCTAAGTCAATTTCCATAAAATTCCCCGGAGGCAATTTAAAAACATCTTCAATAATAGAATACGGACTCGGTATATAGCCACAATCTAAATAAATAGAAACTGCATCTTTTGATACTTTAGAACTTTTTGAAATTAGTGGCCGCAATTGACTACAGATTTCAAATTTCCCATCTTTCCAATAATAGAAAAAAGGTTTAACTCCTGTCCTATCTCTAGCGCAAAAAAGAGTTTTTTTCTTTCTGTCATAAATAGAGAATGCGAACATTCCATTTAATTTAGGCAGAATATTTTTTCCCCATTCTATATATCCTTTAAGTAGAACCTCTGTATCACTGGTAGTTGCAAAATGGTGTCCTAGCTCTAGT
Proteins encoded:
- a CDS encoding glycosyltransferase family 2 protein; the encoded protein is MNLKVSLILSTYGRYVEVDDFLKSLLEQDCSREDFEVIVIDQNDVINLEPLIRKFENEFSILHYKTNVKGLSKAKNKGIELAKADIITFPDDDCTFYPDTISKAILFFSLNPKADLVYGCVFDNKINRTSIRKNSKNQKKLNLLNYSLNYSAIACFTKLKIKFDENFGVGSKIWLGEELDYIIRSILGGNNVYYSPLINVWHPPINVASMNEIKVYNYAYGYGAIMRKNLSFVLFLVFFVFFSYSVFRYVFNVFSVNRKKYYLAVSGRLDGFLKKDLLYR
- a CDS encoding glycosyltransferase, which produces MQKKKIVHIVDTLCVGGREKIVIDICNNLNKNQYDVYIITLTDDLNEISGLINAKEVTLVSLPLKHKDLIGLTTVLNFFGAIRVLSKAIKSIQPDIIHTHSYLHRLLIVFTTIKTSTAKIKVFHTVHTSGMYYNPKSFLDNFKLLTEKWIIGMLKPNLVSISEIIHENNQRLFKKHSKSIRYIPNGVDLNVFDNKKYGILPEAFGVKDSDIVLTYVARLCWGKNHITLLKALKIVLETHPNVKLIFAGEGETRKQIELFISENQMHDIVLLLGAISNIPELLSITNIAVFPSEFEGFTLTLIEKMAMGLPVVAANNDIFSRLITDRKNGLLFSMFDEKALAACIVELIEDEALYQQISKNSTFFSRQFSVQRMVLEHEDYYQNS
- a CDS encoding glycosyltransferase; this encodes MTKKIVFVVSTLDSGGVENYLLRFLRFFNNKIQPIVICRGDYLGELEEEYRKISQIEIVKMDLSKFDFNSNRSLYFFLKDSKADSIVDFSGHFSGIIIFIAKLAGIKRRIVFYRESTYQFELNFFKTLYINFSKTLVTSFSTKILSNSIAALDFFHATRNRNSQKFSVIYNGIDFEIGDKKFSKEDFSIPENAFVIGHTGRYNFAKNHGTIIKVAENICKKYNDVYFVLCGKNTDVELLETVSKSRVLKDKVKLLGYRDDVNSILPIFDLFFFPSITEGQPNSLIEAMIAGLPIVASNIKTILETTPLELHKDLIDPLDFSAFSDAIEKYYLGELKRNSGLSDWAEKKFSAKILFQEFFDEL
- a CDS encoding EpsG family protein codes for the protein MFKFSLNNSLNLKFNKISLFNAVLFSVSPFLAIPSILIGVINKSKFSLQLLVLLFGIVSYIFVPNLSDDRARYFELYESFQNSSYVELFAYLMIQGQDFILQSMFYIASQYAISAQYVFAIVTIISMRLIFSIYYKITQTEVYTTKEYRFYAIILLCLAIPYIDLFSGTRFMFANSFVLMAFYIGLIEKKKIAFLLLVIASFIHFSTLVFIPIFSVLFFFPNSDKKYIVLFLISLFFIIIPVSFILSLFNLFGFSGGLAVKQDAYLEGDDFIQNAINESYIAKITFLLEMFFITTSYVFLVFFSKSKGVFKNMVLFSASVINIFYSVPTIFFRYVLFLKLLFVFFLIHEIYLHKQKAWGFLFASILIGIFFFQIISGLPNIIETFFNKDVILLVRIILKNNMSPNDFIQ
- the asnB gene encoding asparagine synthase (glutamine-hydrolyzing), whose translation is MCGIYITNIPFEKEVVIEKLKSIEFRGPNNLGYDKIDGISLGHLRLSILDLDQRSNQPFDFDGYWIVFNGEIYNFQIIKTELLELGHHFATTSDTEVLLKGYIEWGKNILPKLNGMFAFSIYDRKKKTLFCARDRTGVKPFFYYWKDGKFEICSQLRPLISKSSKVSKDAVSIYLDCGYIPSPYSIIEDVFKLPPGNFMEIDLENGTKTVSEYWNLKPVVIRDISYEEAKKELHQLMIDAVRIRMQADVTLGSFLSGGIDSALVSAIAQKIAAVPVNTFTIGFEDPNFDESKVASQFASIIGSNHKETICGPKDALAMLPMLVKVYDEPFADSSALPSLLLNSVTKQHVTVALSGDGGDESFLGYNHFDYLKRFEKISKVPYFVRRFLSLFYNERIFKYRPEGINSLLKTKNSNDYSKGIFTGFDSIQLKRANKWFGFYEGYKNWATNSVQRMADLNIKLWLENDSNVKVDRASMAYAVEVRSPFLDYRIIEFARTLPVSFRYGQGFKKKIIRDILKEYIPEEVFNQPKKGFAIPIGKWIREELKSDIQEHLNDDFLNSVPNLDVNKFKKQLEIHFSGKSDYAFNIWKLFLLAKWCKEFNLKF